The following coding sequences lie in one Polynucleobacter necessarius genomic window:
- a CDS encoding Y-family DNA polymerase, translating to MSMYSSSNSLFALVDVNNFYVSCERVFQPKLEAVPMVVLSNNDGCAVARSAEVKALGVKMGTPWFKMQDLAKKHGIEAYSSNYTLYGDMSSRVVQVLRSFTPNLEIYSIDESFLQIETVLKQYQDTIELGQGIKQKVKETTGLPVCVGIGASKTLAKFANHLAKKHQQFAGVCDVNAMPKEALYQWMSETEVSEVWGIGRQLAKKLKAQDIHSVFDLLQAPPQVMRQQYGVVMERLCYELRGVSCLKLEEVAPAKQQIIASRSFGKLVTSQVELAESVATHAARAAEKLRGQASVTGALTVFIQTNPFKQNEPQHHQSVTIPLADPTDNTLALTNAALAGLKQIYQPNFRYKKAGVILNLIGDKPTMQQSLFEDMECKGKSASLMKAVDAINTRFGNAVIRSAATGTNGTKQAWQMRSSNKSPNYTTKWDELPVAR from the coding sequence ATGAGTATGTATTCGTCATCCAATTCTCTATTCGCTTTGGTAGATGTGAACAACTTCTACGTTTCTTGTGAGCGCGTATTTCAGCCGAAGTTAGAGGCGGTACCGATGGTGGTGCTCTCCAATAACGACGGCTGTGCAGTAGCGAGAAGCGCTGAAGTTAAAGCTTTGGGCGTGAAGATGGGAACGCCTTGGTTCAAGATGCAAGATTTAGCAAAGAAGCATGGTATTGAAGCGTATTCATCAAACTACACCCTGTATGGTGATATGAGCAGCCGGGTAGTTCAGGTATTGCGTAGCTTTACACCTAACCTGGAGATCTACAGCATTGATGAAAGTTTCTTGCAAATTGAAACTGTCTTAAAACAATATCAAGACACGATTGAGTTAGGTCAAGGTATTAAACAGAAGGTCAAAGAGACTACTGGTTTGCCAGTATGTGTTGGTATTGGAGCCAGCAAGACCTTAGCCAAGTTTGCCAATCACCTCGCCAAGAAACACCAGCAATTTGCTGGGGTGTGCGACGTCAACGCCATGCCCAAAGAAGCGCTCTATCAATGGATGAGCGAGACCGAAGTATCGGAGGTCTGGGGGATTGGCAGGCAGTTGGCTAAAAAACTCAAGGCACAAGATATTCACAGCGTGTTTGATTTATTACAAGCTCCTCCACAAGTGATGCGCCAACAGTATGGCGTTGTGATGGAGCGCCTTTGCTATGAGTTGCGCGGAGTTTCTTGTCTTAAACTTGAGGAAGTGGCGCCAGCCAAACAGCAAATTATTGCTTCACGTAGTTTTGGTAAGCTGGTAACTAGCCAAGTAGAACTAGCCGAGTCTGTTGCAACTCACGCTGCAAGGGCGGCAGAGAAACTGCGCGGGCAGGCAAGTGTGACGGGCGCGCTGACAGTGTTTATTCAGACAAACCCTTTTAAACAAAACGAGCCACAGCATCATCAAAGTGTGACGATCCCGCTCGCTGATCCAACAGATAACACGCTGGCATTAACCAATGCGGCATTAGCAGGCTTGAAGCAAATCTATCAGCCCAATTTTCGTTACAAAAAAGCAGGCGTCATTCTGAATTTAATTGGCGATAAGCCAACGATGCAGCAATCCTTATTTGAGGATATGGAGTGCAAAGGGAAGTCAGCTAGTTTGATGAAGGCGGTAGATGCCATCAATACTCGCTTTGGGAATGCGGTGATTCGATCCGCGGCTACCGGAACGAATGGCACTAAACAAGCATGGCAAATGCGCTCAAGCAATAAATCCCCGAACTACACCACCAAGTGGGATGAGTTGCCAGTCGCTAGATAA
- a CDS encoding YkgJ family cysteine cluster protein — MAIKNDLTKSANPCFECGQCCQHFRVSFYHGEIEGNGAGIVPAQLTSKVNAHLACMKGTEKGGAPCIALKYSEAEGWRCSIYERRPSPCREFNILSKDGTPNPKCQKLQEKAKATRQAASAGKTSPLQLGGINMFINHYLNEKNEDI; from the coding sequence ATGGCTATTAAAAACGACCTAACTAAAAGTGCGAATCCGTGTTTTGAATGTGGCCAGTGTTGTCAACACTTTCGTGTGAGTTTTTATCATGGCGAAATCGAAGGGAATGGCGCAGGGATAGTACCCGCGCAGCTTACTAGTAAAGTGAATGCTCATCTTGCTTGTATGAAGGGTACCGAGAAGGGTGGCGCACCCTGTATAGCCCTCAAGTACAGTGAAGCAGAAGGTTGGCGCTGCTCAATCTATGAACGGCGTCCCAGCCCCTGTCGAGAATTTAATATCCTCAGCAAGGATGGAACGCCAAATCCTAAGTGTCAAAAATTACAAGAAAAGGCTAAGGCTACTCGTCAGGCAGCGTCAGCAGGAAAAACTAGTCCTTTGCAGCTAGGTGGGATTAATATGTTCATTAATCACTATTTGAATGAGAAAAATGAAGATATCTAA
- a CDS encoding BrnT family toxin, with protein sequence MNNLLLQLNELIEFDPQKRLQTLLLRDLDFARAGEIFADATATFVDVRSHYGECRYVTYGFLDDRLTVLVWTRREKKIRVISMRRANERENKKYSQRVG encoded by the coding sequence TTGAATAATTTGTTACTACAATTAAATGAATTAATTGAGTTTGATCCGCAGAAGCGTCTTCAAACTCTGTTGCTGCGTGATCTCGATTTTGCACGAGCCGGTGAAATCTTTGCGGATGCTACGGCAACTTTTGTGGATGTCCGTTCACATTATGGCGAGTGTCGTTATGTTACCTACGGATTTTTAGATGATCGTCTTACTGTGCTTGTTTGGACTAGACGTGAAAAGAAAATTAGAGTGATCTCGATGAGGAGAGCAAATGAACGTGAAAATAAAAAATATTCCCAGCGAGTGGGTTGA
- a CDS encoding BrnA antitoxin family protein encodes MNVKIKNIPSEWVDPDDAPELSDEDLARAVWRVGGVAVSEKEGREVFAKRLRGRPVGSVSKSPKKLTTIRLSAEVIEQFKAAGAGWQTKIDLALKDWLLTHRP; translated from the coding sequence ATGAACGTGAAAATAAAAAATATTCCCAGCGAGTGGGTTGATCCAGACGATGCTCCCGAATTATCCGACGAAGATCTAGCGCGTGCGGTATGGAGAGTAGGGGGAGTAGCAGTTTCTGAAAAGGAAGGCCGAGAAGTATTTGCTAAGAGATTGCGAGGTAGGCCTGTTGGCAGTGTCAGTAAGTCACCCAAAAAACTGACCACGATTCGTTTGTCTGCTGAAGTGATAGAGCAATTCAAAGCAGCGGGCGCGGGTTGGCAAACAAAAATTGATTTAGCGCTTAAAGATTGGCTATTAACTCATCGACCCTAA
- the dnaX gene encoding DNA polymerase III subunit gamma/tau, producing the protein MTALALARSWRPKTFSQLVGQDHVVKALTLALDQGRLHHAWLFTGTRGVGKTTISRIMAKALNCTGADGSGKMTSEPCGKCPACMEIDAGRFVDYIEMDAASNRGVDDIAALLEKAAYAPSSGRYKVYMIDEVHMLTNHAFNAMLKTLEEPPEHVKFILATTDPQKIPVTILSRCLQFNLKQMPVPLIVEHLEKVLAAETVEYEVNALRVLAKAAQGSMRDALSLTDQAIAYAAGKVTEESVRGMLGTLDDAYLIRILDCLIAKDGANLLAVANEMGERSMSFSLALQDLSSLLQKIAAAQVVPESVLDDWPEAVEIRRLAGQLSKEEAQLFYQITITSRPDLSLAPDEQTGFAMTLLRMLAFRPGNGGVGGGGGSLGSATPSTPSVATARSAAMPANRSAAPIPMAAPAATQSTTQTASPAAAPAPAVSSADRPDWHALMRQLPVRGLVQQLAFQTELQDWNDSAAGVRATIVTPMPQLASEASVARLADALTAHFGKPVKIVIEKGEVEGKTVAKVEAQIHQEKRVNAEQMIATDPFIQQLEKEFGAKVVSGSVKPL; encoded by the coding sequence ATGACAGCATTGGCTTTAGCCCGTTCGTGGCGCCCTAAAACATTCTCCCAATTGGTAGGACAAGACCATGTGGTTAAGGCTTTAACCCTTGCCTTGGATCAGGGTCGTTTACACCATGCATGGCTCTTTACTGGTACTCGCGGGGTAGGTAAGACCACGATTTCCCGCATTATGGCCAAAGCCCTCAATTGCACGGGAGCTGACGGTTCAGGCAAGATGACTTCAGAGCCTTGCGGAAAATGTCCAGCCTGTATGGAAATTGATGCTGGCCGTTTTGTTGACTACATCGAAATGGATGCCGCTAGTAATCGTGGTGTTGACGATATCGCTGCTCTACTAGAAAAAGCAGCGTATGCACCTAGTTCTGGCCGTTATAAGGTCTACATGATTGACGAGGTGCATATGCTCACCAATCATGCTTTTAATGCCATGCTCAAAACATTAGAGGAGCCGCCAGAGCATGTCAAATTTATTCTAGCTACTACAGATCCACAAAAGATTCCGGTAACCATTTTGTCTCGTTGCTTGCAGTTCAATCTCAAGCAAATGCCGGTACCACTCATCGTGGAACATCTAGAAAAAGTACTCGCAGCAGAAACAGTGGAATATGAAGTCAATGCATTGCGCGTTCTGGCTAAAGCTGCCCAGGGCTCTATGCGTGATGCTTTGTCGCTTACCGATCAAGCCATTGCCTATGCAGCTGGCAAAGTGACTGAAGAGTCAGTGCGTGGCATGCTCGGCACATTAGATGATGCTTACCTGATTCGTATTCTGGATTGCTTGATTGCCAAAGATGGTGCAAATCTCTTGGCGGTTGCCAATGAGATGGGTGAGCGTAGCATGTCTTTCTCATTAGCATTGCAAGATTTATCTAGTCTGTTGCAAAAGATTGCTGCAGCCCAAGTGGTACCAGAATCGGTTTTAGATGATTGGCCTGAAGCAGTTGAGATTCGTCGTTTAGCTGGTCAACTCTCCAAAGAAGAGGCGCAACTCTTCTACCAAATCACCATTACTAGTCGTCCAGATTTATCGCTCGCACCAGATGAGCAAACTGGCTTTGCCATGACGCTATTGCGCATGCTTGCTTTTCGTCCGGGGAATGGTGGTGTCGGTGGCGGCGGAGGGAGCCTAGGTTCTGCAACACCTTCCACACCTTCAGTAGCTACTGCTCGTTCAGCTGCTATGCCAGCAAATCGATCTGCAGCGCCAATTCCAATGGCGGCTCCGGCAGCTACTCAAAGTACCACTCAAACCGCTAGTCCTGCTGCAGCCCCAGCACCAGCAGTAAGCTCTGCTGATCGTCCAGATTGGCATGCATTAATGCGTCAGTTACCAGTTCGTGGACTTGTGCAACAGTTAGCGTTTCAGACAGAGCTACAAGATTGGAATGATTCTGCTGCTGGTGTGCGCGCCACGATCGTGACACCAATGCCGCAGCTTGCCTCTGAAGCCTCTGTTGCTCGCCTAGCCGATGCATTGACTGCACACTTTGGTAAGCCGGTTAAGATCGTGATCGAGAAGGGTGAAGTGGAAGGTAAAACCGTTGCTAAGGTAGAAGCTCAAATTCATCAAGAGAAAAGAGTGAATGCCGAGCAAATGATTGCAACTGACCCTTTTATTCAGCAACTAGAGAAAGAGTTCGGTGCCAAAGTGGTCAGCGGTTCAGTAAAACCACTTTAA
- a CDS encoding YbaB/EbfC family nucleoid-associated protein, producing the protein MMKGGLAGLMKQAQQMQEKMKQAQEQLAALEVTGQAAGGLVKVTISGKYELKRVQIDPGAMDDREMLEDLIVTAYTEALKQVEAASGQLMSGATAGMPMPPGFKLPF; encoded by the coding sequence ATGATGAAAGGTGGACTTGCTGGCCTCATGAAACAGGCCCAGCAGATGCAAGAGAAAATGAAGCAAGCGCAAGAGCAATTAGCTGCGCTTGAGGTAACCGGTCAAGCCGCAGGTGGCTTAGTCAAGGTCACCATCTCAGGTAAGTACGAGCTCAAGCGCGTGCAAATTGATCCGGGTGCGATGGATGACCGTGAGATGTTGGAAGATTTGATCGTGACTGCCTATACAGAAGCCTTGAAACAAGTGGAGGCTGCTAGCGGTCAGTTAATGTCTGGCGCAACTGCGGGCATGCCAATGCCTCCGGGCTTTAAGTTGCCTTTCTAA
- the recR gene encoding recombination mediator RecR — MARHEAPQDALGRLIEALRVLPGVGPKSAQRMAFYLLQHDRNGAAVLAQSLGEAVETVGHCARCNTFSETQICSTCSDDRRDPSVLCIVETPADQVMVEQTLSFKGNYFVLMGRISPLDGMGPNEIHFDRLLARIESPDTDVSIREVVLATNFTSEGEATAHYIGEVLKAKGIKVTRIARGIPVGGELEYVDAGTLARALMDRR, encoded by the coding sequence ATGGCGCGTCATGAAGCACCTCAAGATGCGCTCGGTCGCTTGATCGAGGCATTGCGTGTATTGCCTGGAGTGGGCCCTAAATCTGCTCAGCGCATGGCATTCTATTTATTGCAACATGATCGTAATGGCGCTGCAGTGCTTGCTCAATCCTTAGGTGAGGCGGTTGAGACCGTTGGTCACTGTGCTCGTTGTAATACCTTCTCAGAAACCCAGATTTGCAGTACTTGCTCTGATGATCGTCGCGATCCTTCTGTGCTTTGTATTGTGGAAACCCCAGCAGACCAGGTGATGGTGGAGCAAACGCTCAGTTTCAAAGGGAATTATTTTGTATTGATGGGCCGCATCTCCCCTTTAGATGGTATGGGTCCGAACGAAATTCATTTTGACCGCTTACTGGCTCGTATTGAAAGTCCCGATACTGACGTATCTATTCGAGAAGTGGTCTTGGCGACTAACTTCACTAGCGAAGGTGAAGCGACTGCGCACTACATCGGTGAAGTTCTCAAAGCCAAGGGTATTAAAGTGACTCGTATCGCCAGAGGTATCCCAGTGGGCGGTGAGCTGGAGTATGTCGATGCTGGCACTCTGGCGCGCGCTTTAATGGATCGCCGCTAG